The following proteins are co-located in the Tripterygium wilfordii isolate XIE 37 chromosome 2, ASM1340144v1, whole genome shotgun sequence genome:
- the LOC120004647 gene encoding uncharacterized protein LOC120004647 — protein sequence MASLASHTRSNSLPSRPHPITSEFQDHLRRLRASEATTSSSSSSISYQLNGLQDLHDCVNKFLLLPLTQQSLAQHQSEICVDEFLDGSLSLLDVCTAAKDALLQTKDSTLALQSVLRRRHGGEKIRIEGGLKEYLASRKVVKKSISKALGNLKGKESKTSFLINKDQESTIAMLKEVESVTFKVFESVLSFVSGTKTSKLGGWSLVSKILKSKRIECEEEQRKTNEFEDVDAALCIFLGCKASKFEDIGKVQNQLKSLELCVQDLEEGLDSLCRHLIKTRVSLLNILNH from the coding sequence ATGGCTTCCTTGGCCTCTCACACTCGCTCAAACAGCTTGCCCTCTAGACCTCACCCTATCACTTCAGAATTCCAAGACCATTTGAGAAGATTAAGGGCCTCTGAGGCCAccacctcttcttcttcttcttcaatatctTATCAACTTAATGGCCTTCAGGATTTACATGATTGTGTCAACAAGTTCCTTCTCCTACCCCTCACTCAACAATCATTAGCCCAACATCAGAGTGAGATTTGCGTCGATGAGTTCTTGGATGGATCTCTCAGCCTCTTAGATGTGTGTACTGCTGCTAAAGATGCCTTGTTGCAGACAAAAGACTCCACACTTGCCCTCCAATCAGTTTTGCGAAGGAGACATGGAGGTGAGAAAATCAGGATTGAAGGTGGCCTTAAAGAGTACTTAGCCTCAAGAAAGGTTGTGAAGAAGTCAATCTCCAAGGCATTGGGAAACTTGAAGGGCAAGGAAAGTAAAACTTCCTTTCTGATCAACAAAGACCAGGAGAGTACTATTGCAATGCTAAAAGAGGTGGAATCAGTCACATTTAAGGTGTTTGAATCCGTGTTGTCGTTCGTCTCAGGAACAAAGACATCAAAGCTTGGGGGGTGGTCACTAGTCTCCAAGATTTTAAAGTCCAAGAGAATTGAATGTGAGGAAgagcaaagaaaaacaaatgaatttgaaGATGTGGATGCTGCATTATGCATCTTCCTTGGCTGCAAAGCAAGTAAATTTGAAGACATTGGTAAGGTGCAGAACCAGCTGAAAAGCTTGGAGTTGTGTGTTCAAGATCTTGAAGAGGGACTTGATAGCTTGTGTAGGCACTTGATCAAGACAAGAGTCTCCCTTCTTAACATCCTCAATCATTAG